The window TGCCATCGCCATGGCCGCCGGCGGGAGCGGGTGGTTGTGATTGCCCTCGTACGTCGTTATCAGGATCGAGCGATCCTCGGCGCACCTCTGCACCTATTGGTGGGCAAAACAATGGATCATCAGCCGAACGCTTACCTACGTCAATCATCTTTGGTGAGCTCTAATTGCACTGGATGTGCATTACCTGCTTGCGGACTGGGCACCCGGAGGACATGGTGCATCTATAGTAAGCCCGGGGGCACGGGTTCCCTTTCGCCATCTTCTGTCCATACTTCCTCCATTGACATCCATCAGTGATCTAAAGACACAGTGAATACTCGCTATGAGCAATCAAGAACTGTTCATGTGGATGGGAATTCGTAGCAGCTGCAGGTCAGTGGTAGTCTTACTTACCATGGGTGCTTCGGACCGTGCTCGGACAGATACACGGGCTTTCCTCATGATGGCTTCCTGAGCTTGCTCGGTGACCCCGGCAGGCGTTAACTTGGGTGCTTTATTGGGGTGATCTGGCTTCTCTTCCCTGCAAGAACTCCCGTGATCAGGTGGAGCAATCTCCTTCTTGTTGCTGCCGCCGTGTCGCCGGTGGTCCGTCGATCCCGGAGGTCGATCTTGGCTTGCGGTCGAAGAGTGAGATGGCTCATCGGTTTCCACAGCAGCACCGAGATCCATGAACTGCCGTGGCACGAGAACTCCTCCATGTTCCTGATTCGTGGCTTTGACATTTTCATCGGCGACCTGAAGGGTCACGAAGGAATCATTTGATTGGGATTCTACTTTCAGCAACTGGAGTGATCTTTTCTCACCTCGTGATCTCGCGGCGGGGGTCTGTTGGATTGGTGTTGCTGCCGCATCAGTGCGACGAGGTGCTTCTGCAGGGCGTTATAGTTGGTGGTCGCTTGCTCCATCATCTCCTGCAGCTTCTGGTTCTCTTCCTTCACGCGCGCTAGCTCGGATTCCATGGCTGCCAACTGAATCAAGCAACTTAATTAGTTCAATCAAACGACAAGGGTAGAATAAGCAAAATTCAGGGAGATCATTTTGTTCGGACCTCAGTATTGCTTTCTTTATGGTCCTTAGTCGGCGATAACTTGTTGTCTACCGTCGATTCATCATTGCCGGCGTTGGCCGTGAGAAGGTTTAATCCGGTCTACAAGTTTGGACGGAAAGACATATTTGGACGCACGTATTTGGACAGAAAGACATACATGATACCAATAATAAATACTAACATGGATGGTGAGATCTTCCTTCTTGACGCAAGAACTGGGGAGCATGAGATCGAGATCATTCTCCACTTTGCTGACGGCCTTCTTCCTTTCCTCCGACAAGAAATCCATCTCGTTCACGGCAACGCGAGTCATGTCAGTAAActcgctgccgccgctgctgctgcataGGTGATTGAGGTCGGAGCCCATGGACCGGTGGCGCCCGAGACCGCCTCCGCGGTGGTCCAAGGTAGACGGAACAAAGAAAGAACCAGAGGTGTTCAAGGTGAGTCCTACTCCGGTAGTACCACCTTTGTCCATGTATCTTATAGAAACCTGTAGCAGCTCGTGTGATCAAGAtcggaagaagatgaagaagaagaaaagaattggAAGCGTGAAGTCGCGAAGGCTTTTAACAGGTAAGCCGCGGAAGGCGAATATAGAGGGAGGAAGAGAGCGAGAGACGGAGAGAAGGGAGAAGACTTGGTTGTGGGTAAGAGGCTGACATAAGATAGTGCGTCAGGCGGTAACAGGTGGAGAAGtggagttgagagagagagagagagaaggattcAGGGTTGGTGGAGTCAAAGGGGGTGATCTGACCGGTTCGCAATGATATCCCCAAAAAGTCACTACCGCCTCCGAATGGGCCGGCGGATTCCGTGCGGAAGAACTCGTCAGCACCAATGCATTTCGCTCACCACGCACGGGCGAGGATCCCATGCCACGGTCGAAACAGGAAACTCGAGTTCCCCTGTTCCAACTCTTCAGATGACGCCATGCACATCGCTACTGCCGTCATCTGTGGTTACAGTGCATGCAAGAAGACGAAGAAGGCACGTCTCTTGCCTCAGCAGCACTTGATATTGGACATGACCGAGAGGAAAGAGAAGCTCGAGAGAAGTCCTTATTCTGCAGTCAATGAGCACCGAGTTCCTTCCGTGTGGCAACAACGAGGACGGGTGATTTCTGGCATAGAATAAAGGGGAGATGCTGCATGCGGGAGCATCCGCAAGAAGCTTCGGAGAAGATATGGTGGGAAAGCGGGGCGGATAACACGAGGGCCAGAAGCTGCATTGACTGAGATATGATGCCACAACGTGGGCGCGAACACTGCCAACCGACCGATAGTCCATGGCGTAGAAAAAGGCCTCCCTCAACAGCGAAGTTCAGCTTTCAAGTGACCTCACCGTCAACCTCTGGCATTAATGATGAATGCAGAAGCGACCGAAGCCATTCCTGCTTGTTCTCACTCGCGAGAACTCTTTATGTTCTGTCAGTTACAGTAGATTGGACTTGGCATCAGTTAATTGGAAGTATGGAGTAATAGAGTCCGATAAGAACGAGGACCAGAATATTCCATCAATCGCTTGAACTCccgtctctctctcactctctttctCGATGTGCTATCTTCTTCTTGCTCCCACGTTCTCTCGCGTCAAAGTCTCTTCCTGCAAGCAAATCCAGGGGCCATGCCGTAGGATTATAATAAGAACCATGGGCTGATCCGATTCGACGATACTGTGTTCTCGTGCTTGGAGATTTGGCCTACGCTTGAGCAGAAAACAACAATGAACCTACCACAAGGTTCCCGAGAAAACGAAGAAGCATACTGTCACACCAACTCTCTTCTTTATTTCTTTACGTCTTTGGAAAGGGAGGCCCCTGGATTAATCTGAACCGTCGTCAGTGCCTTGTCGTGACCGTGAAACGCCTTAGTGTTGCTGTTGTTTACGGTACAGTCAACTGCGGCCTGATTAATCTGAACCCGAGTGCTTTGACGGCAGTCTCAAGCGGTGTCAAAAGTAGATAGGCTGGTGGACGAAGGTCGAAAGGCCAGACTGTGAAAGATTGCACGGATCCATGATGAACATTTGAACTGTGTGTTCCTGCTATCAGTTTCGTTTTCAGACTCGAGACTTGAGCTACCAGCTGATGAATCTTAGCTGATGGCGATCCAATCCTTTGGCTTCCCACAAGACACTTGGAAGTACACCAACAAAACATGAAGGAAACCGGGAAAAGTTCTTTGTAAGTGTGCTGCTGCAAAACTGATGGAGCTTGAATGGTGTCCAGAAACAGGTCAGTTCAGTTCAGCCAAAGAAAACCTGAAGAAACAGAAGACTTATTCTAATTAGTTGAAATCAATTTAGCTTGACCAAACCAAATTCCTAGTTGACATGGCAACATCATAGTTGTGATATCTCATATCAAATCAATTATAAAGAAACAATGAATGCAGGGCTATCTTTCAGACACATCAATAACATCAGCGGTTGAAAagccatctatatatatatatatatatatatatatatatatatataaatgtatatacatatatatatatgtataaatgtatatacatatatatatatatatgtataaatgtatatacatgtatatatatatatatatatatatatatatatatattaagtagCAACATTGATTAATGCCATCTAAAATTGTTTATATTAAGTAGCAATTTAGAGTTGGCAACACACAAATCATAATTTAAAGACACATCCTCGAAATTAAAGAGACGAACACTGCGTTACTTAAACAAATGCATGTCCAAACCTCGTCGCTTCCTTCATTAATGAAGTCCATCTCCACATATCTTGTTGCCACCACCATCGTACAGTGATCAGCAGCACCATCACTGCCGCCTTCGCCGCTCGGACGAAGCCCTCGCGTTCGAAGAACCAGTGGCGAACCGGCGTCCGAGAGCGGGCCTACCGCCGCCGCCTGCTTGAGGCCCTTCGCTCCGCCCGAGCCAGCCGGAGGGCGTCGGGCCCC of the Musa acuminata AAA Group cultivar baxijiao chromosome BXJ2-10, Cavendish_Baxijiao_AAA, whole genome shotgun sequence genome contains:
- the LOC103969255 gene encoding probable WRKY transcription factor 31; protein product: MDKGGTTGVGLTLNTSGSFFVPSTLDHRGGGLGRHRSMGSDLNHLCSSSGGSEFTDMTRVAVNEMDFLSEERKKAVSKVENDLDLMLPSSCVKKEDLTIHTGLNLLTANAGNDESTVDNKLSPTKDHKESNTELAAMESELARVKEENQKLQEMMEQATTNYNALQKHLVALMRQQHQSNRPPPRDHEVADENVKATNQEHGGVLVPRQFMDLGAAVETDEPSHSSTASQDRPPGSTDHRRHGGSNKKEIAPPDHGSSCREEKPDHPNKAPKLTPAGVTEQAQEAIMRKARVSVRARSEAPMITDGCQWRKYGQKMAKGNPCPRAYYRCTMSSGCPVRKQVQRCAEDRSILITTYEGNHNHPLPPAAMAMASTTSAAASMLLSGSMSSPEGLMNPNFLARTMLPYSSSMATISASAPFPTVTLDLTHSPNAAQLQRPPTQFQVPFPGAAAGFLAPPQPASLPPQIFGQALYDPSKFSSLQSALPLSSLTDTVSAATAAITADPNFTAALAAAISSIIGGNHQAASHNDDTKSSANKTTSDGNDDDKTNNSKDDASNSASPNFPAA